Proteins from a genomic interval of Spiroplasma endosymbiont of Lonchoptera lutea:
- a CDS encoding IS30 family transposase — translation MYKYLTIESIIAIKEYKSYGFSIRKIAKAIDYSKSTVHRVCKLLNQNLLPLEILNQVQKNKQNAGRKLIILTLTEINTINHLLITKNYALDIIADFLKKNKIKNISTKTLYNMFKTNRMGFDEKNLLRKGKNKPHKQKETRVRINNCKSIHERNLIIPNIKNIQEFGHLEGDTIVGKDHKSSIITLADIWSKTTIPLKTKNHKAESITQSIIKFISKLIPGTIKTITFDRGKEFSKWKLIEKNCNVKIYFADAGKPCQRRLNENNNGILRRYLPKSTDLSSYKQKDLNSIAFQINSTPRKSLFYKRPIDLIQLF, via the coding sequence ATGTATAAGTATCTGACTATTGAATCAATAATAGCAATAAAAGAATATAAAAGTTATGGATTTTCTATTCGTAAAATAGCAAAAGCAATTGATTATAGTAAATCAACTGTACACAGAGTTTGTAAATTATTAAATCAAAACTTATTACCATTAGAAATATTGAATCAAGTTCAAAAAAATAAACAAAATGCAGGTAGAAAATTAATAATTTTAACTTTAACAGAAATTAATACTATCAATCATTTGTTAATTACTAAAAATTATGCTCTTGATATAATTGCTGATTTTTTAAAGAAAAATAAAATAAAAAATATTTCAACAAAAACTTTATATAACATGTTTAAAACAAATCGAATGGGTTTTGATGAAAAAAATTTATTGAGAAAAGGCAAAAATAAACCTCATAAACAAAAAGAAACTAGGGTCAGAATTAATAATTGTAAATCTATTCATGAAAGAAATTTAATCATTCCAAATATTAAAAATATACAAGAATTTGGCCATTTAGAGGGAGATACTATCGTTGGTAAAGATCATAAAAGTTCTATTATTACTTTAGCTGATATATGATCAAAAACCACAATTCCTTTGAAAACTAAAAATCATAAAGCAGAAAGTATTACACAAAGTATAATAAAATTTATTTCAAAATTAATACCAGGAACAATTAAAACTATTACTTTTGATCGTGGTAAAGAATTTAGTAAATGAAAATTAATTGAAAAAAATTGTAATGTTAAAATTTATTTTGCAGATGCCGGCAAACCTTGTCAAAGACGTTTAAATGAGAACAATAATGGTATTTTAAGAAGATATTTACCAAAATCTACTGATTTATCTTCATATAAACAAAAAGACTTAAATTCTATAGCATTTCAAATTAATTCTACACCCAGAAAATCATTATTTTATAAAAGACCAATAGATTTAATACAATTATTTTAA
- a CDS encoding transposase, translating into MENKTSYSEEFKKQIVTLYKNDKSVINLGKEYNLPKPTIYSWIKNYNNSGSFKAKDNRTVEENELIYLRKENQQLRMENNILKQAALIIGKK; encoded by the coding sequence ATGGAAAATAAAACCTCATACTCTGAAGAATTTAAAAAACAAATTGTAACGCTATACAAAAATGACAAAAGTGTTATTAATTTAGGGAAAGAATATAATTTACCAAAACCAACTATTTATAGTTGAATTAAAAATTATAATAATTCTGGGTCATTTAAAGCAAAAGATAATCGCACTGTCGAAGAAAATGAATTAATTTACTTGCGAAAAGAAAACCAACAATTACGAATGGAAAATAACATTTTAAAGCAAGCAGCACTGATAATCGGGAAAAAATAA
- a CDS encoding helix-turn-helix domain-containing protein, whose product MGYKHLGIDERIYIENQLKFKVKISEIAKNLNRSISTINREVNRNKDNNHYFSLIA is encoded by the coding sequence ATGGGATACAAACATCTTGGCATAGATGAAAGAATTTATATTGAGAATCAATTGAAATTTAAAGTAAAAATTAGTGAAATAGCTAAAAATCTTAATCGAAGTATTAGTACTATTAATCGAGAAGTTAATAGAAATAAAGATAATAATCATTATTTTTCATTAATTGCATAA
- a CDS encoding IS30 family transposase — protein MYKYLTIESIIAIKEYKSYGFSIRKIAKAIDYSKSTVHRVCKLLNQNLLPLEILNQVQKNKQNAGRKLIILTLTEINTINHLLITKNYALDIIADFLKKNKIKNISTKTLYNMFKTNRMGFDEKNLLRKGKNKPHKQKETRGRINNCKSIHERNLIIPNIKNIQEFGHLEGDTIVGKDHKSSIITLADIWSKTTIPLKTKNHKAESITQSIIKFISKLIPGTIKTITFDRGKEFSKWKLIEKNCNVKIYFADAGKPCQRGLNENNNGILRRYLPKSTVLSSYKQKDLNSIAFQINSTPRKSLSYKRPIDLIQLF, from the coding sequence ATGTATAAGTATCTGACTATTGAATCAATAATAGCAATAAAAGAATATAAAAGTTATGGATTTTCTATTCGTAAAATAGCAAAAGCAATTGATTATAGTAAATCAACTGTACACAGAGTTTGTAAATTATTAAATCAAAACTTATTACCATTAGAAATATTGAATCAAGTTCAAAAAAATAAACAAAATGCAGGTAGAAAATTAATAATTTTAACTTTAACAGAAATTAATACTATCAATCATTTGTTAATTACTAAAAATTATGCTCTTGATATAATTGCTGATTTTTTAAAGAAAAATAAAATAAAAAATATTTCAACAAAAACTTTATATAACATGTTTAAAACAAATCGAATGGGTTTTGATGAAAAAAATTTATTGAGAAAAGGCAAAAATAAACCTCATAAACAAAAAGAAACTAGGGGCAGAATTAATAATTGTAAATCTATTCATGAAAGAAATTTAATCATTCCAAATATTAAAAATATACAAGAATTTGGCCATTTAGAGGGAGATACTATCGTTGGTAAAGATCATAAAAGTTCTATTATTACTTTAGCTGATATATGATCAAAAACCACAATTCCTTTGAAAACTAAAAATCATAAAGCAGAAAGTATTACACAAAGTATAATAAAATTTATTTCAAAATTAATACCAGGAACAATTAAAACTATTACTTTTGATCGTGGTAAAGAATTTAGTAAATGAAAATTAATTGAAAAAAATTGTAATGTTAAAATTTATTTTGCAGATGCCGGCAAACCTTGTCAAAGAGGTTTAAATGAGAACAATAATGGTATTTTAAGAAGATATTTACCAAAATCTACTGTTTTATCTTCATATAAACAAAAAGACTTAAATTCTATAGCATTTCAAATTAATTCTACACCCAGAAAATCATTATCTTATAAAAGACCAATAGATTTAATACAATTATTTTAA
- the ligA gene encoding NAD-dependent DNA ligase LigA, translating into MTLKKLGFPINNEYRLCNSINEVWEYIKEYDLKRKQLDYDTDGIVIKINDLSLYNIIGQTSKSPKWAIAYKYAGIVVTTKLLDIFASIGRTGKVTYNAKLEPVNLQGTVVKAATLHNSDYIINRDIRIGDVVLIKKAGDIIPEVINPVLKLRKEGNEPWKLIEYCPNCNSKLENAVLEVDQYCININCSQRIVRSLIHYCSRRAMDISGVSEKIIIRLYQLGWLKKVSDLYLLENRKQDIIALDNFGEKSFNNMIKAINRSKMKSLQHLLFGLGIRHIGEKTALQLAKHYEDIDNLLKAKSEQLEMIYDIGAVIIESLIDWFSHQENLQLINDLKIYGVNMKYFPIANDNENNPFFHKTVVITGTFAKPRSYYVEELQGLNANITNTVSKNTDYLLVGSNAGSKLESAKKFNVKILTIAEYEQLKEGV; encoded by the coding sequence GTGACATTAAAAAAATTAGGTTTTCCAATTAATAATGAATATCGTTTATGCAATAGTATTAATGAAGTATGAGAATATATAAAAGAATATGACCTTAAAAGAAAACAATTAGATTATGATACTGATGGTATTGTAATTAAAATTAATGATTTATCATTATATAATATTATTGGACAAACAAGTAAAAGTCCTAAATGAGCAATAGCATACAAATATGCTGGTATTGTGGTAACGACTAAATTACTAGATATCTTTGCATCAATTGGAAGAACGGGTAAAGTAACATATAATGCTAAACTTGAACCAGTAAATTTACAAGGAACAGTTGTTAAGGCAGCGACATTGCATAATTCTGATTATATTATTAATCGTGATATTCGGATTGGTGATGTTGTATTAATTAAAAAAGCTGGTGATATTATTCCTGAAGTTATTAATCCCGTTTTAAAGTTAAGAAAAGAAGGAAATGAACCTTGAAAATTAATTGAATATTGTCCAAATTGTAATAGTAAATTAGAAAATGCTGTTTTAGAAGTTGATCAGTATTGTATTAATATTAATTGTTCGCAAAGAATTGTTCGGTCATTAATACATTATTGTTCAAGAAGAGCAATGGATATTAGTGGTGTTAGTGAGAAAATAATTATTCGGTTGTATCAATTAGGTTGATTAAAAAAAGTTAGTGATTTATATTTATTGGAAAATCGAAAACAAGATATTATTGCTTTAGATAATTTTGGTGAAAAATCATTTAATAATATGATTAAGGCAATTAATCGTTCAAAAATGAAGTCGTTGCAACATTTGTTATTTGGTTTAGGGATTCGTCATATTGGTGAGAAAACTGCTTTACAGTTAGCAAAACATTATGAAGATATTGATAATTTACTTAAAGCTAAAAGTGAGCAGTTAGAAATGATTTATGATATTGGTGCGGTCATTATTGAAAGTTTGATTGATTGATTTTCACATCAAGAAAATTTACAATTAATTAATGATTTAAAAATTTATGGTGTTAATATGAAATATTTTCCCATAGCAAATGATAATGAAAATAATCCCTTTTTTCATAAAACGGTTGTGATTACGGGCACATTCGCAAAACCAAGAAGTTATTATGTTGAAGAATTACAAGGATTAAATGCTAATATTACTAATACAGTTAGTAAAAATACTGACTATTTATTAGTTGGTAGTAATGCTGGCAGTAAATTAGAAAGTGCTAAAAAATTTAATGTTAAAATTTTAACAATAGCAGAGTATGAGCAATTAAAAGAAGGAGTGTAA
- a CDS encoding IS30 family transposase, giving the protein MVKYVQQKLLLGWSPEQIYGRIKNFHQEWIISFKTIYNWIYSGLLEKVTSKNLRRKGKKRKSQENRGKFNGKSIKERNVNNRITLGHWEGDTVVSSRGKSKSCLITLVERTSRFTLAILVENRTTKVINKNISHYLSILPNNLVKTITFDRGKEFANWQQLEKNLNVKIYFADAYSPWQRGTNENTNGLIREKFPKKFNFSNTTKNPVHKFILSLNQRPRKILNYLSPIEYLVRKII; this is encoded by the coding sequence TTAGTAAAATATGTACAACAAAAATTATTATTAGGTTGATCGCCTGAACAAATTTATGGCAGAATTAAAAATTTTCATCAAGAATGAATTATTAGTTTTAAAACAATTTACAATTGAATTTATTCTGGATTACTTGAAAAGGTTACTAGTAAAAATTTAAGAAGAAAAGGTAAGAAACGAAAATCTCAAGAAAATCGGGGTAAATTTAATGGTAAATCCATTAAAGAACGAAATGTTAATAATCGCATAACTCTTGGCCATTGAGAAGGTGATACTGTAGTATCATCACGAGGTAAAAGTAAATCATGTTTAATAACTTTAGTTGAAAGAACATCAAGATTTACTTTAGCAATATTAGTTGAAAATAGAACTACTAAAGTTATTAACAAAAATATTAGTCATTATTTATCAATTCTTCCAAATAATCTTGTTAAGACTATAACATTTGATAGGGGTAAAGAATTTGCTAATTGACAACAACTTGAAAAAAATTTAAATGTGAAAATTTATTTTGCTGATGCATATTCACCTTGACAAAGAGGTACTAATGAAAATACTAATGGTTTAATTAGAGAAAAATTTCCTAAAAAATTTAATTTTTCAAACACTACTAAAAATCCAGTTCATAAATTTATATTGTCTTTAAACCAAAGACCAAGAAAAATACTAAATTATCTTTCGCCAATCGAATATTTGGTTAGAAAAATAATTTAG
- a CDS encoding Asp-tRNA(Asn)/Glu-tRNA(Gln) amidotransferase subunit GatC yields the protein MENITSELLREITNNLMLELEEEEYKLLAEEFYIVLEQMKLVQTIDVEGYEPMHYPFLNSQHLLREDDNVMINEQSLVLQNAWEVKDDYIVINRVVE from the coding sequence GTGGAAAATATTACTTCGGAATTATTACGAGAAATTACTAATAATTTAATGCTAGAGTTGGAAGAAGAAGAGTATAAGTTATTAGCAGAAGAGTTTTATATTGTTTTAGAACAAATGAAGTTAGTACAGACAATTGATGTGGAAGGGTATGAACCAATGCATTATCCATTTTTAAATTCGCAACATTTATTACGCGAAGATGATAATGTAATGATTAATGAACAATCCCTTGTTTTGCAAAATGCGTGAGAAGTAAAAGATGATTATATTGTTATTAATAGGGTGGTTGAATAA
- a CDS encoding amidase family protein, with translation MMKMTIELLHQQLLQKKTSPIKIVRDAIAKAKKYEHYNGVVKLLEEEAMVIAKHLESMPIPEDNYLFAIPYAVKDNLATKNIVTSGGTKILENFVPTFDSKVVKDINDYQAVNIAKATLDELGMGGTGLDSFTGFVYNPWNKNHITGGSSSGSAALVALGVVPFALASDTGDSIRKPASYTGIVGIKPTYGLISRYGLFPYAPSLDTVGVLANTVRDCAIVMDATVKFDANDLTSQQAKEKDYLQNLSLDIKKYRLATIKSVNDGLRPLTGVLWSSVISKLKEQGLLIEDIDFPLDLLKALLLVYMVISFAEATSSQSNLTAINFGKRISKDDDSYQNIMIKSRSVLGKTVKRRYVIGAYALAQANQQELFLQAKKVRRKIVDHFEKIFTDYDGLLLPAAGGDAPTIEKTINHKLELSDVNNLTNDALLLANFSGAPSITIPIGLVNELPFGMTINCLPFADQKALNIAYGIEKIINFENSCHHRKEK, from the coding sequence ATGATGAAAATGACAATTGAATTATTGCATCAACAATTATTACAGAAGAAAACATCACCAATTAAAATTGTTCGTGATGCGATTGCTAAGGCAAAAAAATATGAACATTATAATGGTGTTGTTAAATTATTAGAAGAAGAAGCGATGGTCATTGCTAAGCATTTGGAATCAATGCCAATTCCTGAAGATAATTATTTATTTGCTATACCTTATGCGGTTAAAGATAATTTAGCAACTAAGAACATTGTAACTAGTGGGGGAACAAAAATTTTGGAAAATTTTGTGCCGACATTTGATAGTAAAGTAGTTAAAGATATTAATGATTATCAAGCTGTTAATATTGCTAAAGCAACACTTGATGAATTAGGAATGGGTGGTACTGGTTTGGATAGTTTTACGGGTTTTGTTTATAATCCGTGAAATAAAAATCATATTACAGGGGGGAGTTCATCAGGAAGTGCGGCGTTGGTTGCTTTGGGTGTTGTTCCGTTTGCCTTGGCAAGTGATACGGGTGATTCAATTAGAAAACCAGCATCGTATACAGGGATTGTTGGTATTAAACCAACTTATGGGCTTATTTCTCGCTATGGGTTATTTCCCTATGCACCGTCTTTAGATACTGTTGGTGTACTTGCTAATACTGTTCGTGATTGTGCAATTGTTATGGATGCGACAGTTAAGTTTGATGCGAATGATTTGACTAGTCAGCAAGCAAAGGAAAAAGATTATTTGCAAAATCTTAGTCTTGATATTAAAAAATATCGTTTGGCGACTATTAAATCGGTTAATGATGGTTTGCGACCGTTAACGGGAGTTTTGTGGTCTTCGGTAATTAGTAAATTAAAAGAGCAAGGTTTACTTATTGAAGATATTGATTTTCCCCTTGATTTATTAAAGGCATTATTACTAGTTTATATGGTTATTTCGTTTGCGGAAGCTACTAGTTCGCAAAGTAATTTAACAGCAATTAATTTTGGGAAACGAATTAGTAAAGATGATGATTCTTATCAAAATATTATGATTAAAAGTCGTAGTGTATTGGGAAAGACAGTTAAAAGAAGATATGTTATTGGGGCATATGCTTTGGCACAAGCAAATCAACAGGAATTATTTTTGCAAGCAAAAAAGGTGCGACGAAAAATTGTTGATCATTTTGAAAAAATTTTTACTGATTATGATGGACTGTTATTGCCAGCAGCTGGTGGTGATGCTCCGACAATTGAGAAAACTATTAATCATAAATTAGAGTTAAGTGATGTTAATAACTTAACAAATGATGCGTTGTTATTAGCTAATTTTTCGGGTGCGCCTTCAATCACAATTCCTATTGGTTTAGTAAATGAATTGCCATTTGGAATGACAATTAATTGTTTACCATTTGCTGATCAAAAGGCGTTAAATATTGCTTATGGAATTGAAAAAATTATTAACTTTGAAAATTCTTGTCATCATCGAAAGGAAAAATAA